In Caldisericia bacterium, the sequence ATCTTTTATAGAATACAAAAATTCTAAAGTTCTTTTGTTTAAATCCTTTTCTGTAAGCAAACCACCAGATATATAAACTATAGAAAATTTTTCAATAAAAGATAAAGAAATCTTTTCAAATTCTGTATCTAAATAACTTGCATTTTTTAAATTTGCAAAAGAAATTCTCTCTCCTTTGTTATTTAAAATAATAATAATCATTGCTGTATGTTTTTCTGAAAATGTTATAAAATTACAATTCACACCATTCTCTTTTAAGAAGTTAAAAATAATCTTACCATAAGAATCATTACTTAAAGATGAAAGATAGTATGCTTTTAATCCAAGTTTACTTAAAGCAACTGAGAAATTAACACCTGTACCTGCTGGAATAACTTTCAACTCCTTAACATGAGAATTTTCATCATCCTTAAATTTAAAATTCTCCTTTTTTATTTTTATTCTTATATCTATACAGTTATCACCTAATACAAGAACTGATTTTTCCATTAAATCCTCTATAAAAATTATATGATATAATTTAAGCATGAAAAAAATGATATTGATAATAATATCAATACTAATAACTCTTCCTTTGATTTCATGTGTAACAGGAAAAGAAGAACTTGTTTCTGTTCCATCACTTATTGGTTTAAAATTAAGAGATGCTGAAAAAGTTGCTGAAGAAAAGGGGCTTCTTGTAAAAGTAATAAAATCTGATTTTGCAAAAGATTACCCAATAGATTATATTATTTCACAAGACCCTGGTCCTTTTGTTCTTGTTAAAAAAGGAAGAATAATAAATGTTGTTATTAGTAGTGGACCTCCAAAAGTTTTGGTTCCAGATTTTATTGGTATGAATTTTAAAGATGCACAAGAATTAATTTATCAAAACAAATTGCAACTTGGAAATATTGAGGAAGTATCTGTTCCAAATGTTGAAGTTGGAATTATTATAGAACAAACCCCATCTCCGAAAACTTATGTTGAAGAAGGAACAAAAATTGATTTAAAAATATCAAAAGGCACTCTTTATCAAATTCCATCTCTTATTGGTTTATCACTTGATGAAGCGAAAAGTGTTATTATAACAAGTGGATTTAGTGTTGGAAAAGTTATTAAAAAATCAAATCCAGCATATCCTTCTGGTGTCATTTGGGATCAAGATCCAGAACCTTTAACATATGGAAGTAAGGATACAATAATTGATCTATATGTTAATCCATGAAAATTGCACCATCTATTCTTGCAGCAAATTTTAAAAATCTTGAAATAGAAATTAAACTTGCCGAAGAGTTCGGAAATATAATACATCTAGATATTATGGAT encodes:
- a CDS encoding carbohydrate kinase family protein, which translates into the protein MEKSVLVLGDNCIDIRIKIKKENFKFKDDENSHVKELKVIPAGTGVNFSVALSKLGLKAYYLSSLSNDSYGKIIFNFLKENGVNCNFITFSEKHTAMIIIILNNKGERISFANLKNASYLDTEFEKISLSFIEKFSIVYISGGLLTEKDLNKRTLEFLYSIKDKSKIFFDLNYRIGKNVRFFKEFAYKILEISHFIFTNESELSIIKREVLKRFLSEGKIFILKMGEKGSKIIFKNEEIFVPGVKVKSIDTTGAGDIFNAAFIYSYLNNFNYEKSLYFSNLVAAISTTKFGIYIPDKNLLNKYLKERRK
- a CDS encoding PASTA domain-containing protein, whose amino-acid sequence is MILIIISILITLPLISCVTGKEELVSVPSLIGLKLRDAEKVAEEKGLLVKVIKSDFAKDYPIDYIISQDPGPFVLVKKGRIINVVISSGPPKVLVPDFIGMNFKDAQELIYQNKLQLGNIEEVSVPNVEVGIIIEQTPSPKTYVEEGTKIDLKISKGTLYQIPSLIGLSLDEAKSVIITSGFSVGKVIKKSNPAYPSGVIWDQDPEPLTYGSKDTIIDLYVNP